ATCGCGTGGATGCGGCGCGCCGGCGCGTGCGTGCGACTCGACATCCTAACGCAAGGTGGTGTGGCGCGCCGGATCGGCGCGACGGGCCGTGGCTTGCAGCGCCGACTGCATTTCCATCACCAGTTGCGTGCCCGGGCGCTTTCCTGTCATGCGGTTCAGCGGCACGCCGCGTGGCGAAAGGAACTGGATCGTCGGAAAGCTGCGTACGTGGTAGTGCCGGCAGATCTCGGGCTGAGAATCGGCATCGACTAGCACGCACACGAACTGGTCGGACAAGCCCACGACCTGTTCGTGCTTGAAGGCATCGGCCGCCAACTGGTGGCAGAAATTGCACCAGGCCGCCGTGAAGAAGAGCAGCAACGGCTTCCCTTCTTGCTGGGCAAGTTGAATGCCCTGGTCGTAGCTTTCGACGAACTTGAGCTCGCCGCGCTGAATCGTGGCAGGGCGAGCTACCTGCTCGGGGGGGGGGGGCCCGCCGGAGCATCCGGTGGCAGCTAGCACGAGCGCCAGCAGCGCCATGCCGCCGAGCGCGCGAATTCGAGCCATGTTGGCCTTCCCTGGCACAAACCAAATGGTGGTGAAACCTTGCAGCGATCCGCCCGCCAACGTCGGTTCATCATCAAGACGCCGGTGACCGATCGCGGGTCCGCAAGACTTATCGCCCGCCGAGTCCGTCCGACTTGAACTTCTGCCACGCCCCCGGAAAACCTCGACAGAAGCCGCTACTTTGTGACGCAAGTGGGGGGGCGCGCCAAACGCTATTTCAGCAGGCTGGTGGTGATGGCGCGAAACACCGCCTCGACGTTGGCATACTCGCGATCTTCGGCCTGATAGAAGAGCAGGTAAGTGGCAATCGGGGTTTGCCAACAGCGCAGCACGGCCGTGTTCGTCAGATCGAGACAGTAAAAGTTCAGGTCATAGCCCGTGGTCTCGCGGCCGCCGAGCTGCTCGTGAACTTCTTCGGTTTCGAGGCTGTCGTAGATCTCGCGCATGGCGGCCACCGCCGTGTCGAGCAGACGCTGGGGGTTTTCGCCCCGCGGGTAGATCGAGATCTGCCAGAAGGCCCCCGTGGGACTGTTGACGGAAACCGTGCGCGCCCCCTCGGCCGCGTCATCCTCCTCGACGCTCCAATTCTCGGGATATTGGAAA
This genomic stretch from Pirellulales bacterium harbors:
- a CDS encoding thioredoxin family protein — its product is MARIRALGGMALLALVLAATGCSGGPPPPEQVARPATIQRGELKFVESYDQGIQLAQQEGKPLLLFFTAAWCNFCHQLAADAFKHEQVVGLSDQFVCVLVDADSQPEICRHYHVRSFPTIQFLSPRGVPLNRMTGKRPGTQLVMEMQSALQATARRADPARHTTLR